Proteins found in one Luteimonas chenhongjianii genomic segment:
- a CDS encoding nucleoside hydrolase, with translation MTDKIPLLIDTDPGVDDALALLLAFDDDRHDVVGLTIAAGNVGLRHTVGNALKLCEVAGRSDVPVFAGSASPLLHAAPDAAYVHGEDGFGDVGYAPALRAAEPEHAALAILRLSHEHAGRLVLAALGPLTNIALALKLDPTLPSRVSRFVAMSGAVTGQGNITPSAEFNAYFDPEAASIVFDAFPRFDLCDWEATVAHGLPHDAVVEWMSGGGPIGGFYEEISRKTREWSADRRGDDWHSADALTMAWLLEPEGALEMQERPLEVVLEHGPRRGMTMVDWQPREGRADSARILMRYDIARFHARVRRVLSR, from the coding sequence ATGACCGACAAGATTCCCCTGCTGATCGATACCGATCCCGGCGTGGACGACGCCCTCGCCTTGCTTCTGGCATTCGACGATGACCGCCACGACGTGGTCGGCCTGACGATCGCCGCCGGCAATGTGGGCCTGCGTCACACGGTCGGCAACGCGCTCAAGCTCTGCGAGGTGGCGGGGCGTAGCGATGTACCCGTGTTCGCGGGGAGTGCGTCGCCTCTGCTGCATGCGGCGCCCGACGCGGCGTATGTGCATGGCGAAGACGGCTTCGGTGACGTGGGGTATGCGCCAGCGCTGCGCGCAGCAGAGCCCGAGCATGCAGCCCTGGCGATCCTGCGCCTGTCCCACGAGCACGCCGGGCGCCTGGTGCTGGCGGCGCTCGGCCCGCTGACCAACATCGCGCTGGCGCTCAAACTCGATCCAACGCTTCCTTCGCGCGTGTCGCGCTTCGTCGCCATGTCCGGCGCAGTCACCGGCCAAGGCAATATCACCCCGTCCGCGGAGTTCAATGCCTACTTCGATCCGGAGGCGGCATCGATCGTGTTCGATGCGTTTCCGCGGTTCGACCTCTGCGACTGGGAGGCGACGGTCGCCCACGGCCTGCCGCATGACGCGGTGGTGGAGTGGATGAGCGGCGGTGGTCCGATCGGAGGGTTCTACGAGGAGATCTCGCGCAAGACCCGCGAGTGGTCCGCGGACCGCCGCGGCGACGACTGGCATTCGGCCGACGCGTTGACGATGGCCTGGCTCCTCGAGCCTGAAGGCGCACTGGAGATGCAGGAACGCCCGCTCGAAGTCGTGCTAGAACACGGACCGCGCCGCGGCATGACGATGGTCGACTGGCAGCCCCGGGAGGGCCGGGCGGACAGCGCACGGATCCTGATGCGCTACGACATCGCCCGCTTCCATGCGCGCGTCCGTCGGGTCCTCTCGCGCTGA
- a CDS encoding type B 50S ribosomal protein L31, which yields MKADIHPDYREVVFQDVTSDGFKFLTRSTLAATAKEKIQWEDGNEYPLIKIEVSSATHPFYTGQNKIMDISGRVDKFRKRYAK from the coding sequence ATGAAGGCCGACATCCACCCCGATTACCGCGAAGTCGTCTTCCAGGACGTCACGTCCGATGGCTTCAAGTTCCTGACCCGCTCGACCCTCGCCGCCACGGCGAAGGAAAAGATCCAGTGGGAAGACGGCAATGAATACCCGCTGATCAAGATCGAAGTTTCTTCGGCCACGCATCCGTTCTACACCGGCCAGAACAAGATCATGGACATCAGCGGTCGCGTCGACAAGTTCCGCAAGCGTTACGCCAAGTAA
- a CDS encoding citrate synthase, giving the protein MSESNSKLDQVKLDAAGKTVTLPVLHGTLGNPCIDISKLPKETGCFTYDSGFTATASCKSAITYIDGDEGVLLYRGYPIDQLAEKSSFLEVAYLLQAGELPNADEFAKFEHEVTHHTMMHESLKSFLQGFRHDAHPMAMLAASVASMSAFYHDTLDLQDPEQRRLAAIRLIAKVPTLAAAAYRYSIGQPIRYPRNSLGYVDRFLHMMFEMPSEPLELNPVVAKAMDLLFILHADHEQNASTSTVRLVGSTGANPYASVAAGIAALWGPAHGGANEAVLKQLAEIGTADNVEKAVLRAKDKNDPFRLMGFGHRVYKNFDPRAKIIREMTHKVLGELGINDPLLDVAMKLEEAALKDDYFVERKLYPNVDFYSGIIYKALNIPTEMFTVMFAIGRTAGWVAHWLEQQVDPEAKIGRPRQIYTGYDVRDYKDAGAR; this is encoded by the coding sequence GTGTCTGAATCCAATTCCAAGCTTGACCAGGTCAAGCTCGATGCCGCCGGCAAGACGGTGACCCTGCCCGTCCTCCACGGCACGCTCGGCAATCCGTGCATCGACATCTCGAAGCTGCCCAAGGAAACCGGCTGCTTCACCTACGATTCCGGCTTCACCGCTACCGCCAGCTGCAAGTCGGCGATCACCTACATCGACGGCGACGAGGGTGTGCTGCTGTATCGCGGTTACCCGATCGACCAGCTGGCCGAGAAGTCGAGCTTCCTCGAAGTCGCCTACCTGCTGCAGGCCGGGGAACTGCCGAACGCCGACGAGTTCGCCAAGTTCGAGCACGAGGTCACGCATCACACGATGATGCACGAGTCGCTCAAGAGCTTCCTGCAGGGTTTCCGCCACGACGCGCACCCGATGGCGATGCTTGCCGCCTCGGTCGCTTCGATGTCGGCGTTCTACCACGACACTTTGGATCTGCAGGATCCCGAACAGCGCCGCCTCGCCGCGATCCGCCTGATCGCCAAGGTTCCGACGCTGGCCGCTGCCGCGTACCGGTATTCGATCGGCCAGCCGATCCGCTACCCGCGCAACAGCCTCGGCTACGTCGATCGCTTCCTGCACATGATGTTCGAGATGCCGAGCGAGCCGCTGGAGCTCAATCCGGTCGTTGCCAAGGCGATGGACCTGCTCTTCATCCTGCACGCCGACCACGAGCAGAACGCGTCGACCTCGACCGTGCGCCTCGTCGGCTCCACCGGCGCGAACCCGTATGCATCGGTCGCCGCCGGCATCGCCGCGCTGTGGGGCCCGGCACATGGCGGTGCCAACGAGGCGGTACTCAAGCAGCTCGCCGAGATCGGCACCGCCGACAACGTCGAGAAGGCGGTGTTGCGCGCCAAGGACAAGAATGACCCGTTCCGCCTGATGGGCTTCGGTCACCGCGTCTACAAGAACTTCGATCCGCGCGCGAAGATCATCCGCGAGATGACCCACAAGGTGCTCGGCGAACTGGGCATCAACGACCCGTTGCTGGACGTGGCGATGAAGCTCGAGGAAGCGGCGCTGAAGGACGATTACTTCGTCGAGCGCAAGCTGTATCCGAACGTCGACTTCTACAGCGGCATCATCTACAAGGCGCTGAACATCCCGACCGAGATGTTCACCGTGATGTTCGCGATCGGCCGCACCGCTGGCTGGGTGGCGCATTGGCTCGAGCAGCAGGTCGATCCGGAAGCCAAGATCGGTCGTCCGCGCCAGATCTATACCGGCTACGACGTGCGTGACTACAAGGATGCCGGCGCGCGCTGA
- a CDS encoding penicillin-binding protein 1A, with amino-acid sequence MSPAPSKPQTPRPSRLRRLMRWTLIAIAAIGLLAAITGGILYAAVASKLPDVEALRDIEMQEPLYVYARDGRLIALFGETRRYPVKIEEVPERLKQAFLATEDARFYEHGGIDYRGVGRALWLLATTNDRRVPGGSTITQQVARQFFLSSDYSFTRKFAEMLLARKMEQNLSKDEIFELYLNKSFFGNRAYGVAAAAEFYYGKSLDELSLDEMASLAAIPKFPSSGNPLSNPERAKERRDVYVLARMQELGFISPQEAAAARAVEMHASPHERPIEVYAPYVAEMVRLEMIARYGGDVLTRGYHVTTTIDPTMQAAAELAVRNGLSTYDRRHGWVKPTETFDLAEGEDAATTARRLRGIPPQGGMLPAIVVRSGNASADVVLADGQSITLDAAASRWTGKNPAALLARGDLTRVRRIETQAKPAANASADTPAPPKITWQLEQLPRAQATLVSMEPDDGALRALTGGFSFAGSNFNRATQSRRQPGSSFKPFIFAASFEKGFNPASIVLDAPVLFRMRRGQDWRPQNSDGKFAGPMRLREALVQSRNLVAVRLLDAIGVDYARRYISHFGFEESQLPPNLSIALGTPSLTPLDVTRAYSVFSNGGFRVTPWFIDEVRDREGTLVFKENPARACRGCGAGGTPGQPAAPRHVVDGFNLGPAAEPRQVTAAPAAAAAAPEPREDGAAPVIAPRAIDERVAYQLVSMMRDVVKRGTGTAARVLERDDVGGKTGSTNDHRDAWFSGFGGNLVTSVWVGRDDNRSLGFREYGGRAALPIWIDFMRVALEGVPEASNEPPEGMVRVSVTAGGRLLPTTSEGGIIEYVKVEDLDRMESEIDLRIDETPAEEAFDIF; translated from the coding sequence ATGAGCCCAGCCCCTTCCAAGCCGCAGACCCCCCGCCCTTCCCGGCTCCGCCGCCTGATGCGCTGGACCCTGATCGCGATCGCCGCCATCGGTCTGCTCGCCGCAATCACCGGCGGCATTCTCTACGCGGCCGTCGCGTCCAAGCTGCCGGACGTGGAAGCCCTGCGCGACATCGAGATGCAGGAGCCGCTCTATGTCTATGCCAGGGACGGACGTCTCATCGCCCTGTTCGGCGAGACGCGTCGTTACCCGGTCAAGATCGAGGAAGTGCCCGAGCGGTTGAAGCAGGCCTTCCTGGCGACGGAGGACGCGCGCTTCTACGAGCATGGCGGTATCGACTATCGCGGTGTCGGACGCGCGCTGTGGCTTCTGGCGACGACGAACGACCGCCGCGTGCCCGGCGGTTCGACCATCACCCAGCAGGTTGCGCGGCAGTTTTTCCTGAGCTCGGACTACAGCTTCACCCGCAAGTTCGCCGAGATGCTGCTGGCCCGGAAGATGGAGCAGAACCTCAGCAAGGACGAGATCTTCGAGCTCTACCTCAACAAGAGCTTCTTCGGCAATCGCGCCTACGGGGTGGCGGCGGCGGCGGAGTTCTATTACGGCAAGTCACTGGACGAGCTCTCCCTCGACGAGATGGCCTCGCTGGCGGCGATTCCGAAGTTCCCATCGAGCGGCAATCCGCTCAGCAATCCCGAACGCGCGAAGGAACGCCGCGATGTCTACGTGCTCGCACGGATGCAGGAGCTGGGCTTCATCAGTCCCCAGGAGGCAGCAGCGGCGCGTGCGGTCGAGATGCACGCAAGCCCTCACGAGCGCCCGATCGAGGTCTATGCGCCCTATGTGGCGGAGATGGTCCGGCTGGAGATGATCGCGCGCTACGGCGGCGACGTCCTGACCCGTGGCTACCACGTCACCACGACGATCGATCCGACGATGCAGGCCGCTGCCGAGCTCGCGGTGCGCAACGGGCTGTCGACCTACGACCGGCGCCACGGCTGGGTCAAGCCCACTGAAACCTTCGACTTGGCCGAGGGCGAGGATGCCGCGACCACGGCGCGGCGCCTGCGCGGTATTCCACCGCAGGGCGGCATGCTGCCGGCGATCGTCGTGCGCAGTGGCAACGCGAGCGCCGATGTGGTGCTCGCGGACGGGCAGTCCATCACCCTGGACGCGGCAGCCAGCCGCTGGACGGGCAAGAATCCTGCTGCGCTGCTTGCGCGTGGCGACCTGACCCGCGTACGCCGCATCGAGACGCAGGCCAAGCCGGCGGCGAACGCGTCAGCCGATACGCCGGCGCCGCCCAAGATCACCTGGCAGCTGGAACAGTTGCCGCGCGCGCAGGCGACGCTGGTCTCGATGGAGCCCGACGACGGCGCACTGCGTGCGCTGACCGGCGGCTTCAGCTTCGCGGGCAGCAACTTCAATCGCGCGACACAGTCGCGGCGCCAGCCCGGCTCCAGCTTCAAGCCTTTCATCTTCGCCGCGTCGTTCGAGAAGGGCTTCAATCCAGCGTCGATCGTGCTCGACGCTCCGGTGCTGTTCCGGATGCGTCGAGGCCAGGACTGGCGCCCGCAGAACTCCGACGGCAAGTTCGCCGGTCCGATGCGGCTGCGCGAGGCACTCGTACAGTCGCGCAACCTTGTGGCCGTGCGCCTGCTCGATGCCATCGGCGTCGACTACGCGCGCAGGTACATCAGCCATTTCGGCTTCGAGGAATCGCAGCTGCCGCCGAACCTGTCGATCGCCCTGGGCACACCCTCGCTGACCCCACTCGACGTGACCCGCGCCTATTCGGTGTTCTCCAATGGCGGGTTCCGCGTCACGCCATGGTTCATCGACGAGGTCCGCGATCGCGAAGGCACGCTGGTCTTCAAGGAGAATCCGGCCCGCGCCTGCCGCGGTTGCGGGGCCGGGGGCACACCGGGTCAGCCTGCGGCGCCGCGCCATGTCGTGGATGGGTTCAATCTGGGGCCGGCAGCCGAGCCACGGCAGGTAACCGCCGCCCCGGCGGCAGCGGCGGCCGCGCCCGAGCCGCGCGAAGACGGCGCCGCGCCGGTCATTGCACCGCGCGCGATCGACGAGCGGGTTGCCTACCAGCTGGTCTCGATGATGCGCGACGTCGTAAAACGCGGCACCGGCACCGCCGCGCGGGTACTCGAGCGCGACGACGTCGGCGGCAAGACCGGCTCGACCAACGACCATCGCGACGCCTGGTTTTCGGGGTTCGGCGGCAACCTCGTCACGTCGGTCTGGGTCGGCCGCGACGACAACCGCTCGCTCGGCTTCCGCGAGTACGGTGGACGCGCGGCGCTGCCGATCTGGATCGACTTCATGCGTGTCGCACTCGAGGGCGTACCCGAAGCATCCAACGAGCCGCCCGAGGGCATGGTCCGCGTCTCGGTGACGGCCGGTGGCCGCTTGCTGCCGACCACATCCGAGGGCGGCATCATCGAATACGTGAAGGTCGAGGATCTCGATCGCATGGAATCGGAGATCGACCTGCGGATTGACGAGACGCCCGCCGAGGAAGCGTTCGACATCTTCTGA
- a CDS encoding pilus assembly protein PilM, with amino-acid sequence MGLITKSQVPVIGVDISSTAVKLLQLSRQGNRYRVEHYAVEPLPPNAVVEKNIVEVEAVGEAIRRAVSRSGTKAKHAAAAVSGSAVITKTIPMPADLDEDDMESQVELEAVNYIPYPIEEVNLDFEVLGAMPGNAEMVQVLLAASRSENVELRASALELGGLTAKVIDVEAFAVENAFAMLAGTLSMPADGVVALVDVGATMTTLNVLRNGRSLYSREQVFGGKQLTDEVMRRYGLSYEEAGLAKRQGGLPESYEVEVLEPFKEAMVQQVSRLLQFFYAGSDFNRVDQVVLAGGCASIPGVADMVEEQLGVQTVLANPLAQMTLGPRVQAHALAQDAPALMIACGLALRSFD; translated from the coding sequence GTGGGGCTCATCACAAAAAGCCAGGTGCCGGTCATCGGCGTCGACATCAGCTCGACTGCCGTCAAGCTGTTGCAGCTGTCGCGGCAGGGCAATCGTTATCGCGTCGAGCATTACGCGGTCGAGCCTTTGCCGCCCAATGCGGTGGTCGAGAAGAACATCGTCGAGGTCGAAGCGGTGGGTGAGGCGATCCGGCGCGCGGTGTCGCGTTCGGGCACCAAGGCCAAGCATGCCGCAGCCGCGGTGTCGGGTTCGGCAGTGATCACCAAGACGATCCCGATGCCGGCCGACCTCGACGAGGACGACATGGAATCGCAGGTCGAGCTCGAGGCGGTCAACTACATTCCGTACCCGATCGAGGAAGTGAACCTCGACTTCGAAGTGCTCGGTGCGATGCCGGGCAATGCGGAGATGGTCCAGGTGCTGCTGGCCGCGTCACGATCGGAGAACGTCGAGCTGCGTGCCTCGGCGCTCGAGCTGGGTGGCCTGACGGCCAAGGTCATCGATGTCGAGGCCTTCGCGGTCGAGAACGCCTTCGCGATGCTTGCAGGCACGCTCAGCATGCCGGCCGATGGCGTGGTTGCGCTGGTCGATGTCGGCGCGACGATGACCACGCTCAACGTGCTTCGGAACGGTCGCAGCCTCTACTCGCGCGAGCAGGTGTTCGGCGGCAAGCAGCTCACCGACGAGGTGATGCGCCGCTACGGCCTCAGCTACGAGGAAGCCGGCCTCGCCAAGCGTCAAGGGGGTCTGCCCGAGAGCTACGAAGTCGAAGTACTCGAGCCGTTCAAGGAGGCGATGGTCCAGCAGGTGAGCCGTCTGCTGCAGTTCTTCTACGCCGGCAGCGACTTCAACCGGGTCGATCAGGTGGTCCTGGCCGGCGGCTGCGCGTCCATTCCGGGCGTTGCAGACATGGTCGAGGAGCAACTGGGCGTGCAGACCGTGCTGGCCAATCCGCTCGCGCAGATGACGCTCGGCCCGCGGGTGCAGGCGCATGCGCTCGCCCAGGACGCGCCGGCACTGATGATCGCCTGCGGCCTGGCCCTGAGGAGCTTCGACTGA
- a CDS encoding type 4a pilus biogenesis protein PilO, producing the protein MSRKKMSLRELDFNNSGSWPREYKIGACVLVGMLIFFLLWYVVTREKGDELASLEAQESGLRADFEREQAKAANLEPLKQQLAQMEQQLQQMLRQLPSKTEMPDLIVDISQTAIATGIQNDLFKPGEEAPREFYAEQPIALRMVGSYHQFGAFVSGVASLPRVVIMTMHDISLKPRAGTAGEAGGLAAIGPNSSLELSGTVKTYRYLDEEDTGLQSQAGAAGETAAGTATGGML; encoded by the coding sequence GTGAGCAGGAAGAAGATGTCGCTGCGCGAGCTCGACTTCAACAACAGTGGTTCGTGGCCCCGCGAGTACAAGATCGGCGCGTGTGTGCTGGTCGGCATGCTGATCTTCTTCCTGCTGTGGTACGTGGTGACCCGCGAGAAGGGCGACGAGCTGGCGAGCCTCGAAGCGCAGGAATCAGGGCTGCGTGCGGATTTCGAGCGGGAACAGGCCAAGGCCGCCAACCTCGAGCCGCTCAAGCAGCAACTTGCACAGATGGAGCAGCAACTGCAGCAGATGCTGCGCCAGCTGCCGAGCAAGACCGAGATGCCCGACCTGATCGTCGACATCTCGCAGACCGCCATCGCCACCGGCATCCAGAACGACCTCTTCAAGCCGGGCGAGGAAGCACCGCGTGAGTTCTACGCCGAGCAGCCGATTGCGCTGCGCATGGTGGGCAGCTATCACCAGTTCGGCGCATTCGTCAGCGGCGTCGCCTCGCTGCCGCGCGTGGTGATCATGACGATGCACGACATCTCCCTGAAGCCACGCGCGGGCACGGCTGGCGAGGCGGGTGGTCTGGCCGCGATCGGGCCGAACTCGAGTCTGGAGCTCTCCGGCACAGTGAAGACCTACCGGTATCTGGACGAGGAAGACACGGGCCTTCAATCGCAGGCCGGAGCGGCAGGCGAGACGGCTGCGGGAACGGCGACTGGAGGCATGCTGTGA
- a CDS encoding pilus assembly protein PilP: MAIATPAFARGLSVFVLVLAATGCGRGISSQPGDAPNLEVWVEEVKQRPAPALDPLPVMQQFETFEYSAQGIRDPFSNAFTDDGGGSGPRPDSNRRKEVTEQFPLDSMSMVGTIGTGGRIVGLVLAPDKVTYRITPGNYLGQNDGRVTSVNENRIELVELVPDGAGGWLERPASLALNEQ, from the coding sequence ATGGCGATCGCAACTCCCGCATTCGCGCGTGGTTTGTCGGTGTTCGTCCTGGTTCTTGCAGCGACGGGCTGCGGCCGCGGCATCAGCAGTCAGCCAGGCGATGCGCCCAACCTCGAAGTCTGGGTCGAAGAGGTCAAGCAGCGTCCCGCGCCCGCGCTCGACCCGTTGCCGGTGATGCAGCAGTTCGAGACCTTCGAGTATTCGGCGCAGGGCATCCGCGATCCTTTCAGCAACGCGTTTACCGACGACGGCGGCGGCAGCGGGCCGCGCCCGGATTCGAACCGGCGCAAGGAAGTGACCGAGCAGTTCCCGCTCGACAGCATGTCGATGGTTGGCACGATCGGTACAGGGGGGCGGATCGTCGGCCTGGTGCTGGCGCCCGACAAGGTCACCTATCGCATCACCCCTGGCAACTACCTGGGACAGAACGATGGCCGGGTCACCTCGGTCAACGAAAATCGCATCGAGCTCGTCGAGCTGGTGCCCGATGGCGCCGGCGGCTGGCTCGAGCGCCCGGCTTCGCTCGCGCTGAACGAACAATGA
- a CDS encoding type IV pilus secretin PilQ, with protein MTVSKAGSLQAGRTNSTRACALGLAIGLMAAFSGAHAAQVPTHVSMLPLLQAGATAVQPTGAVSVTDLDFRRGDGGSGKLVLRFDGDGAAPDLRTQGGSVVINLGGASLPSALQRPLNVTDFATPVQRIDTRHGAEGAQVVLSARGEFEPMAYQSGRDYIVEIIPRAAGSDRAVGAATTAATMGQSATATVSDVRAYSGAPVTFNFQDVPVRTVLQLIADESNLNIVASDSVTGSVTLRLQNVPWDQALDIVLQAKSLDKRRSGNVVWVAPQSEIASFEQAKEDARLAIEERAEMTTEYIPISYGNAEDIAKLLTDESKSGASGGGGASQQRGFLSSRGSISFDRRTNTLLVIDIPNRVSEVKRLVNMLDKPVDQVVIEARIVIANDSFARDLGARFGVFGAKDRLISSGSLETNAAYNNSRIPTPTNPDPIPTWKDDVARRNVNFGVPRDMNPAAVAFTILGNTINWELELQALQQEQRGEVISNPRIVTSNQREAVISQGQEVGYLTITGGQSNSVPTVEFKDVLLELRVTPTITNDGRVFLAMDIKKDEVTGQTTYPGIGSVPLISKRNVTTAVLIDDGQTVAIGGVYEFADRASLSKVPFLGDLPVLGNLFKTRGRDKEKAELLIFVTPKVMRVAQRPLGS; from the coding sequence ATGACCGTGAGCAAAGCGGGGAGCCTGCAGGCGGGCCGGACGAACTCGACGCGTGCCTGTGCACTCGGTCTTGCCATAGGATTGATGGCGGCGTTCAGCGGCGCACACGCGGCGCAGGTGCCGACCCACGTTTCGATGCTGCCCCTGCTGCAGGCCGGCGCAACGGCCGTGCAGCCGACGGGTGCGGTCTCGGTGACCGACCTCGACTTCCGCCGCGGCGATGGCGGTTCGGGCAAGCTGGTGCTGCGCTTCGATGGAGATGGAGCCGCGCCTGATCTGCGGACCCAAGGTGGCAGCGTGGTGATCAACCTGGGCGGCGCATCCCTGCCGTCGGCGCTGCAGCGGCCGCTCAACGTGACCGACTTCGCAACGCCCGTGCAGCGGATCGACACCCGTCACGGAGCCGAGGGCGCCCAGGTGGTGCTGAGTGCACGTGGCGAGTTCGAACCGATGGCGTACCAGAGTGGCCGCGACTACATCGTCGAGATCATTCCGCGCGCGGCCGGCAGCGACCGCGCGGTCGGTGCAGCCACGACTGCAGCGACGATGGGCCAGTCGGCCACGGCCACCGTGTCCGACGTGCGCGCCTACAGTGGCGCACCGGTGACATTCAACTTCCAGGACGTGCCGGTACGCACCGTGCTGCAGCTGATCGCAGACGAGTCGAATCTCAATATCGTCGCCAGCGACAGTGTGACCGGCAGCGTGACCCTGCGGCTGCAGAACGTGCCGTGGGACCAGGCGCTGGATATCGTGTTGCAGGCCAAGTCGCTGGACAAGCGCCGCAGCGGCAACGTGGTCTGGGTCGCGCCGCAGAGCGAGATCGCTTCGTTCGAGCAGGCCAAGGAAGACGCACGCCTGGCGATCGAAGAGCGCGCCGAGATGACGACGGAGTACATCCCGATCAGCTACGGCAATGCGGAAGACATCGCCAAGTTGCTGACGGATGAAAGCAAGAGCGGCGCAAGTGGCGGTGGCGGTGCATCACAGCAGCGCGGCTTCCTGTCCTCGCGCGGCAGCATCAGTTTCGACCGGCGCACGAACACGCTGCTGGTCATCGATATCCCGAACCGGGTGTCGGAGGTCAAGCGGCTGGTGAACATGCTCGACAAGCCCGTCGACCAGGTGGTGATCGAGGCGCGGATCGTGATTGCCAACGATTCGTTTGCACGGGATCTCGGGGCGCGTTTCGGTGTCTTCGGTGCGAAGGACCGGCTGATCTCCTCGGGCTCTCTGGAAACGAACGCGGCGTACAACAACAGCCGCATTCCTACGCCGACGAACCCCGATCCCATCCCGACCTGGAAGGATGATGTGGCACGGCGGAACGTCAATTTTGGGGTTCCTCGGGATATGAATCCCGCAGCTGTCGCCTTCACTATTCTCGGCAACACGATCAACTGGGAACTGGAACTCCAGGCCTTGCAGCAGGAGCAGCGCGGTGAGGTGATCTCGAACCCGAGGATTGTGACGAGCAACCAGCGGGAGGCCGTGATCAGTCAGGGCCAGGAAGTCGGCTATCTGACCATCACCGGCGGGCAGAGCAATTCGGTCCCGACTGTCGAGTTCAAGGATGTCCTGCTGGAGCTCAGGGTCACGCCGACGATCACCAATGACGGGCGTGTCTTCCTGGCAATGGACATCAAGAAGGACGAAGTGACCGGTCAGACCACCTATCCGGGGATCGGTTCGGTGCCTCTGATCAGCAAGCGCAATGTCACCACGGCGGTGCTCATCGATGACGGTCAGACGGTGGCCATCGGTGGTGTCTACGAATTCGCTGATCGGGCCTCGTTGTCCAAGGTTCCGTTCCTCGGCGACCTGCCTGTACTCGGGAATCTGTTCAAGACGAGGGGTCGCGACAAGGAAAAGGCCGAGCTGCTGATCTTCGTCACGCCCAAGGTCATGCGGGTCGCGCAGCGTCCGCTCGGGTCTTAA
- a CDS encoding AAA family ATPase: MTMDLDADTVDLYARFVALREALSEEIIGQSALVHRLLVALLADGHLLVEGAPGLAKTMAVRALAARLDAEFARVQFTPDLLPADLTGTEIWRPQDGRFEFQAGPIFHSLLLADEINRAPAKVQSALLEAMGERQVTVGRQTYRLPELFLVMATQNPIEQEGTFPLPEAQLDRFLMHVRVGYPQADAESRILQLVRARARAQLDDAAAPVERLPLALLFEARRAVLDLHMAPAVERYLIELVLASRDAGRYDTALADRIAWGASPRGSIALERCARANAWLAGRDFVTPDDVRVMAPDVLRHRVLPSYEATAEGWDGDRLVEALIDRVPLP, from the coding sequence ATGACAATGGACCTGGACGCAGACACGGTGGACCTGTACGCGCGCTTCGTCGCGCTGCGTGAGGCACTGTCAGAAGAAATCATCGGGCAGTCGGCGCTGGTCCACCGCCTGCTGGTGGCGTTGCTGGCGGACGGCCATCTGCTGGTCGAGGGCGCCCCGGGGCTGGCGAAGACGATGGCAGTCCGTGCGCTGGCTGCGCGGCTCGATGCAGAGTTCGCCCGGGTCCAGTTCACGCCCGACCTGCTGCCGGCCGACCTCACCGGCACCGAGATCTGGCGTCCGCAGGACGGACGCTTCGAGTTTCAGGCCGGGCCGATCTTCCACTCCCTCCTGCTGGCGGACGAGATCAACCGTGCGCCGGCCAAGGTGCAGTCCGCCCTGCTCGAGGCCATGGGCGAGCGCCAGGTGACGGTCGGCCGGCAGACCTATCGTCTGCCCGAGCTGTTCCTGGTAATGGCCACGCAGAACCCGATCGAGCAGGAAGGCACGTTTCCGTTGCCTGAAGCCCAACTCGACCGCTTCCTGATGCATGTCCGCGTGGGGTATCCGCAGGCCGATGCCGAATCGCGGATTCTTCAGCTGGTCCGTGCGCGGGCACGCGCCCAGCTCGACGATGCGGCGGCGCCGGTCGAACGGCTGCCGCTGGCCCTGCTCTTCGAGGCGCGGCGCGCGGTGCTGGATCTGCATATGGCCCCTGCGGTCGAGCGCTATCTCATCGAACTCGTGCTGGCCTCGCGCGATGCGGGGCGCTACGACACCGCGCTGGCGGACCGGATCGCCTGGGGGGCAAGTCCGCGCGGATCGATCGCGCTGGAGCGCTGCGCGCGGGCCAATGCATGGCTTGCCGGCCGGGATTTCGTCACCCCCGACGATGTGCGCGTGATGGCACCGGACGTGCTGCGACACCGGGTGCTGCCAAGTTACGAGGCGACCGCGGAGGGCTGGGATGGTGACCGGCTGGTCGAGGCGCTGATCGATCGGGTGCCGTTGCCGTGA